A genomic window from Candidatus Nitrosoglobus terrae includes:
- a CDS encoding GspH/FimT family protein has product MLEILLSPALLVRKRASLRIALGKSQTGFTLVELLVVLALAGLLMSLIPPLLERGASSAEMKGAARRVVAGLKYARSQAITGHKEAVLTLDLERHQFMVTGKKHQYPLPSNMEIGLMTASSQVDSKTIGKIRFFPDGTSTGGQITLSRGDRKYLIDINWLTGRVAILDEE; this is encoded by the coding sequence ATGTTGGAGATTCTGCTTTCTCCTGCTCTTTTAGTAAGAAAAAGAGCTTCTTTGAGGATCGCTCTAGGTAAATCTCAAACAGGGTTTACGTTAGTGGAGCTACTTGTTGTTTTAGCCCTAGCTGGGCTGCTAATGTCATTAATCCCTCCACTGTTAGAAAGGGGTGCCTCTAGCGCTGAGATGAAAGGAGCGGCTCGGCGAGTAGTGGCGGGGCTAAAATATGCCCGCAGCCAAGCTATTACCGGGCACAAAGAAGCTGTTTTAACCCTAGATTTAGAACGTCATCAATTTATGGTGACCGGAAAAAAACACCAGTATCCACTGCCAAGTAATATGGAAATCGGGCTTATGACTGCAAGCTCTCAGGTTGATTCAAAGACTATAGGTAAAATCCGGTTTTTTCCTGATGGTACATCCACCGGAGGGCAGATTACCTTGAGTCGAGGAGATCGTAAATACCTGATTGATATTAATTGGTTAACCGGCCGAGTAGCTATTCTTGACGAGGAATGA
- the gspG gene encoding type II secretion system major pseudopilin GspG — protein MQLIRLKKLRYTSSFGFTLIELLVVLVILGLLAGLVGPQVMKYLGGAKTDSARLQIENIASSLELYRLDVGHYPNSSEGLQALIEAPPGASSWNGPYFKKKQVPKDPWGNDYHYRSPGEYGPFDIYTLGADNADGGESENRDVVSWQ, from the coding sequence ATGCAGCTAATCAGATTAAAGAAATTAAGATATACAAGCAGCTTTGGTTTTACTTTAATTGAGCTGCTAGTAGTATTAGTTATTCTAGGTTTACTTGCTGGATTAGTAGGTCCTCAGGTGATGAAATATTTAGGAGGGGCGAAGACGGATTCAGCTCGGCTTCAGATTGAAAATATAGCCTCTAGCCTTGAGCTTTATCGCCTAGATGTGGGACATTACCCTAACAGTAGTGAAGGACTACAGGCGTTAATCGAAGCACCTCCCGGAGCCTCTAGCTGGAATGGTCCCTATTTCAAGAAAAAACAAGTGCCTAAAGATCCTTGGGGAAATGACTACCATTACCGTTCACCAGGGGAGTATGGCCCTTTTGATATCTATACCTTGGGTGCGGATAATGCTGATGGGGGCGAAAGTGAAAACCGAGATGTTGTAAGCTGGCAATAG
- the rnr gene encoding ribonuclease R, which produces MHNWKKKDPYFTREAQKYGQAIPSREYIMQCLEQWGKPMTRKELLKELELSDELRVAFYRRLRAMEREGQLMCNRRHAYGLIHKMDLVRGRVIGHREGYGFLVPDSGGEDLYLSAREMRPVLHGDRVVARIIGVDRRGRREGAIVEILERNNHRVVGRFIVEDNLGFLVPSNRRLNQDILISLEHQQGAKDNQIIIAEIIEQPTSRHQPVGRVVELLGDNMAPGMEVDIAIQTYELPYIWPEEVLAEAKTFNQKVTKEARVGRLDLRELPLVTIDGEDAQDFDDAVYAERNGQGWRLWVAIADVSWYVRPYSALDVEAQKRGNSVYFPNRVIPMLPEVLSNELCSLNPKVDRLCLVCEMEIGSRGGLNSFRFYPGVMRSAARLTYNQVAAMLLDRDQKLQKCYQAVLPGLESMYSLYQLLRKGRSRRGAIDFEVAETKIIFDKLQKIKDIQLAVRNDIHRLIEEFMILANVAAARFLAKRKILSLFRVHEQPAEDKLVDLRSFLAELGLELRGGDSPKSKDFSHLLQQIQGRSDAHLIQTIMLRSLKQAIYSPENNGHFGLALTAYTHFTSPIRRYPDLLVHRAIYHILAQQPAKILNYTQDEMVSLGEHCSMTERRADESTRDAVDWLKCEYMMDKIGECFDGLITGVTAFGLFVELCNVYVEGLIHVTALGSDYFHFDPVKHRLTGERTHKTYRLADKIRVAVVRVDLDEKKIDLELSK; this is translated from the coding sequence ATGCATAATTGGAAAAAAAAGGATCCCTACTTTACTCGTGAAGCCCAGAAGTATGGGCAGGCTATCCCAAGCCGAGAGTACATTATGCAATGCCTAGAGCAGTGGGGCAAGCCAATGACTCGTAAAGAGTTATTAAAGGAGTTGGAGCTTAGTGATGAGCTGCGAGTGGCTTTCTATCGACGCTTACGGGCTATGGAGCGTGAGGGGCAATTAATGTGTAATCGCCGCCACGCATATGGGTTAATTCATAAAATGGATTTAGTGCGCGGCCGGGTAATAGGTCATCGAGAAGGGTATGGTTTCCTCGTCCCTGACTCAGGAGGAGAAGATCTTTACCTTTCTGCTCGAGAAATGCGCCCTGTGTTACATGGCGATCGGGTTGTAGCTCGAATTATTGGTGTTGATCGGCGTGGACGTCGGGAAGGTGCTATTGTTGAGATTTTAGAGCGTAATAATCATCGGGTTGTCGGTCGTTTTATTGTTGAGGATAATTTAGGGTTTCTAGTACCAAGCAATCGGCGTCTTAACCAAGATATCCTCATTTCACTGGAGCATCAGCAGGGCGCTAAAGATAATCAAATCATTATAGCTGAGATTATAGAACAGCCTACTTCTAGGCACCAGCCGGTGGGTAGGGTTGTAGAGTTACTAGGTGATAATATGGCTCCAGGGATGGAGGTAGATATTGCTATCCAGACCTATGAGCTACCTTATATCTGGCCTGAGGAAGTGTTGGCTGAAGCTAAAACTTTCAATCAGAAAGTGACTAAAGAAGCTAGGGTAGGGCGATTAGATTTGCGGGAGTTACCTTTAGTCACGATTGATGGTGAAGATGCGCAGGATTTTGATGATGCTGTATATGCGGAGCGCAATGGCCAAGGTTGGCGTTTGTGGGTAGCTATTGCGGATGTTTCTTGGTATGTACGGCCTTACTCTGCTTTAGATGTTGAGGCGCAAAAGCGAGGTAACTCAGTGTATTTTCCTAACCGAGTGATACCTATGCTGCCGGAGGTGCTTTCTAATGAACTATGTTCGCTTAACCCTAAAGTAGATCGCTTGTGTTTGGTCTGTGAGATGGAGATCGGCTCACGAGGTGGATTGAATAGTTTTCGCTTTTATCCTGGGGTGATGCGATCAGCTGCTCGATTAACTTATAATCAGGTTGCAGCTATGCTCTTAGATAGGGATCAAAAGCTACAAAAGTGTTATCAAGCAGTACTTCCAGGGCTTGAGAGCATGTATAGCCTATATCAGTTGCTGCGCAAAGGACGATCTCGGCGAGGCGCTATTGATTTTGAGGTCGCTGAGACCAAAATTATTTTTGATAAACTTCAAAAAATTAAAGATATTCAGCTTGCGGTACGTAATGATATTCATCGGCTGATTGAAGAGTTTATGATTTTAGCTAATGTTGCTGCTGCTCGCTTCTTGGCCAAACGCAAGATTCTAAGTCTTTTTCGTGTTCATGAGCAGCCAGCAGAAGATAAGCTGGTTGATTTACGGAGCTTTTTGGCGGAGCTAGGATTAGAATTACGAGGGGGAGATTCCCCTAAATCTAAGGATTTTTCACACCTTCTGCAGCAGATTCAAGGGCGATCAGATGCTCACCTTATTCAGACCATTATGCTGCGTAGTCTTAAACAAGCCATCTATAGCCCAGAAAACAATGGACATTTTGGGTTGGCATTAACTGCCTATACCCATTTTACTTCCCCTATACGGCGCTATCCTGATTTATTGGTTCATCGGGCTATTTATCACATACTAGCGCAGCAGCCCGCAAAAATCTTAAATTACACTCAAGATGAAATGGTAAGTTTAGGAGAGCATTGCTCTATGACGGAACGTCGCGCTGATGAGTCCACTAGAGATGCTGTAGATTGGCTTAAATGCGAGTACATGATGGATAAGATAGGAGAGTGTTTTGATGGCCTAATTACCGGAGTGACTGCCTTTGGGTTATTTGTAGAGCTATGCAATGTTTATGTTGAAGGGTTAATTCATGTTACTGCCTTAGGTAGTGATTATTTTCATTTTGATCCAGTGAAGCATCGTCTTACAGGGGAGCGTACCCATAAAACTTACCGTTTAGCTGATAAGATTCGGGTCGCGGTTGTCCGCGTAGATCTGGATGAGAAAAAGATTGATTTAGAGCTAAGCAAGTAA
- a CDS encoding DUF29 domain-containing protein, protein MSTYETDFYGWTQETAELLKQGRFSEVDMEALIEEVEDMGTNKIGQLENRLIVLIAHLLKWQYQPEHRSNSWRATIEDQRIRIHRLIMKNPSLKPRFIESILEAYPIAVLRAVQETNLAKSTFPASFERTGWRIEQVLDEGFYPG, encoded by the coding sequence ATGAGTACCTATGAAACTGATTTTTATGGCTGGACACAGGAAACCGCTGAGTTGCTTAAGCAAGGCCGATTTAGTGAGGTAGATATGGAGGCACTGATTGAAGAAGTTGAAGATATGGGAACCAATAAAATTGGACAGCTAGAAAATAGATTGATCGTGCTGATAGCTCACCTACTTAAATGGCAATATCAGCCTGAACATCGTAGTAATAGCTGGAGGGCAACTATTGAAGACCAGCGGATTAGAATACATCGGTTAATTATGAAAAACCCAAGCCTTAAGCCTCGTTTTATAGAATCAATTTTAGAGGCTTATCCGATTGCCGTATTGCGAGCGGTACAAGAAACCAACTTAGCCAAGAGTACGTTCCCCGCTAGCTTTGAACGAACCGGTTGGCGTATAGAGCAAGTATTGGATGAGGGGTTTTACCCTGGTTAA
- the asd gene encoding archaetidylserine decarboxylase (Phosphatidylserine decarboxylase is synthesized as a single chain precursor. Generation of the pyruvoyl active site from a Ser is coupled to cleavage of a Gly-Ser bond between the larger (beta) and smaller (alpha chains). It is an integral membrane protein.) has translation MASNAHQHRLRDWFFSLYQYLLPQHLLSRLMYRLTRHRISWLTRLQIRLFISIFKVNMEEAESTSVKDYPNFNTFFARALRKSARPVTKIAHELACPVDGYVSQIGSFTHGRLIQAKGWSYDLASLLGGSETYVTALYQGQFATIYLSPQDYHRVHMPLTGYLQEMIYLPGRLFSVSPKTVNGVPNLFARNERVVNLFETEIGPLAVVLVGAIFVGSIEMAWAGQITPPYQRHPRRWSYKGDKIPKLDKGQEMGRFNMGSTVILIFPSNTISWQPSLQPRSRVIMGQTIGQWINTTQ, from the coding sequence ATGGCGAGTAATGCTCATCAACACCGACTCAGAGACTGGTTTTTTAGTTTATATCAATATCTACTACCTCAACATCTTCTATCTCGGTTGATGTATCGCTTAACTCGACATCGGATTTCTTGGCTAACACGGCTACAAATTCGCTTGTTTATCTCAATCTTTAAGGTAAACATGGAGGAGGCAGAAAGTACTAGTGTTAAAGATTATCCTAATTTTAATACCTTCTTTGCCCGAGCGCTGCGTAAAAGTGCAAGGCCGGTCACAAAAATAGCCCATGAATTGGCCTGCCCAGTGGACGGATATGTCAGTCAAATAGGATCGTTTACCCATGGGCGGCTAATACAAGCTAAGGGTTGGAGTTATGATCTGGCTAGCTTACTAGGTGGCTCCGAAACCTATGTAACCGCGCTTTATCAGGGCCAATTTGCAACCATTTATCTTTCCCCACAAGATTATCATCGTGTTCATATGCCATTAACAGGCTACTTACAGGAGATGATCTATTTACCTGGCCGATTATTTTCAGTGAGTCCTAAAACTGTTAATGGAGTTCCCAATCTCTTTGCGCGTAATGAACGAGTCGTTAATTTGTTTGAAACTGAAATAGGCCCTCTAGCCGTGGTATTAGTGGGGGCTATCTTTGTAGGTAGTATTGAAATGGCATGGGCTGGCCAGATTACTCCTCCTTATCAGCGCCACCCACGCCGTTGGTCATACAAAGGAGATAAAATACCTAAGCTAGATAAAGGCCAAGAAATGGGGCGTTTTAATATGGGTTCTACCGTAATTTTAATTTTTCCCTCCAACACAATTAGCTGGCAGCCTAGTTTGCAGCCTAGATCTCGGGTCATTATGGGGCAAACTATAGGTCAGTGGATAAATACAACTCAATAA
- the gspE gene encoding type II secretion system ATPase GspE — translation MTQLAVDRVFAMIPHPEEVTPQSLDKRFGQYLVEHGKLRAAEFQHAQRLATEEGIRLSIMLIRLGLVSERDIADSFSALLSVPLWVGSEYDEIANNQVSLRFLKESRAIPILEEEDSVVLAVADPGDSYVQDAIALAYGKSVRLKIALPSEIEAALERLAGGNKSAMGQIVEHLGSEEDTEADVQHLKDMASEAPVVRLVNLLIQRAVESRASDIHIEPFESRLRVRYRIDGVLQDVEAPPARSTAAVISRFKIMAKLNIAERRLPQDGRIQLRIQGRELDLRVSTVPTLYGESVVLRLLDKGNVVLNFEALGFQDSTLERFLRILELPHGIIVVTGPTGSGKSTTLYTALNKLNTPDRKIVTVEDPVEYQLEGINQIQVKAQIGLTFASALRSIVRQDPDVIMIGEMRDRETAGIAVQSALTGHLVLSTLHTNDAAGGVTRLLDMGVEDYLLTSTVSGILAQRLVRTLCKHCAESYEAMPELVEEMGLHRFSQDKPITLYRPVGCEQCNGIGYYGRAAIMEFLVMSEPIRRLVLQHADSGNIQAQAQKEGMRIMYEDGLIKALSGFTTLEEVIRVSQES, via the coding sequence ATGACTCAATTAGCAGTTGATCGTGTTTTTGCTATGATTCCACATCCAGAAGAAGTTACTCCTCAAAGCTTAGATAAGCGGTTTGGTCAGTATTTAGTTGAGCACGGTAAGTTACGGGCAGCGGAATTCCAGCACGCACAACGCTTAGCAACAGAAGAAGGTATACGGCTTTCAATTATGCTAATAAGATTGGGGTTAGTCTCTGAGCGGGATATTGCCGATTCTTTCTCCGCTCTACTTAGTGTACCCCTATGGGTAGGGAGTGAGTATGATGAGATAGCAAATAATCAAGTCTCCCTGCGTTTTCTTAAAGAATCGCGGGCAATACCCATATTAGAAGAAGAAGATTCGGTAGTGCTTGCTGTAGCTGATCCAGGTGATAGCTATGTGCAAGATGCCATTGCGCTAGCTTATGGTAAATCTGTACGCCTTAAAATTGCTTTACCTTCAGAGATTGAAGCAGCCCTTGAACGCTTGGCTGGGGGTAACAAGTCCGCCATGGGGCAGATCGTAGAGCATCTGGGGTCAGAAGAAGATACTGAAGCGGATGTTCAGCATCTGAAAGATATGGCCAGTGAGGCACCGGTAGTCCGCTTAGTGAATCTATTGATTCAGCGGGCGGTGGAATCTCGGGCTTCAGATATTCATATCGAGCCTTTTGAGAGCCGTCTTCGGGTTCGTTATCGAATTGATGGAGTACTACAAGACGTGGAAGCTCCTCCAGCCCGATCCACAGCAGCTGTAATTTCTCGCTTTAAGATTATGGCAAAGCTTAATATTGCTGAACGGCGGCTACCTCAGGATGGGCGAATTCAGCTACGTATTCAAGGCCGAGAGCTTGATTTGCGAGTTTCGACAGTGCCCACCCTGTATGGCGAAAGTGTGGTGCTTCGACTGTTGGATAAAGGGAATGTAGTTTTAAATTTTGAAGCGCTAGGCTTCCAAGATAGCACTTTAGAGCGATTTCTGCGCATACTAGAGCTACCCCATGGCATCATTGTAGTAACAGGTCCTACGGGTAGTGGTAAGAGTACTACTCTTTATACGGCATTAAATAAGCTCAATACTCCAGACCGGAAGATTGTAACGGTGGAAGATCCGGTAGAATATCAGCTTGAGGGGATTAACCAGATTCAAGTGAAAGCTCAGATTGGGCTAACGTTTGCCAGTGCATTGCGATCTATTGTTCGCCAAGATCCAGACGTGATTATGATTGGTGAGATGCGAGATCGGGAAACTGCAGGTATTGCAGTTCAATCAGCGTTAACGGGTCATTTAGTGCTTTCTACCCTCCATACGAATGATGCTGCTGGTGGTGTAACTCGGCTATTAGATATGGGTGTTGAGGATTATTTGCTCACCTCTACAGTCAGCGGTATTTTAGCGCAGCGTTTAGTACGTACCCTCTGTAAACACTGCGCTGAGTCTTATGAGGCGATGCCCGAGCTAGTGGAAGAAATGGGATTACATCGGTTTAGCCAAGATAAACCCATTACTCTCTATCGCCCTGTGGGTTGCGAGCAATGTAATGGCATTGGCTATTATGGTCGAGCTGCTATTATGGAATTTTTGGTAATGAGTGAACCTATTCGTCGCCTTGTGCTCCAACATGCTGATTCTGGCAATATCCAAGCACAAGCCCAGAAAGAAGGTATGCGTATTATGTACGAAGATGGCCTGATTAAAGCCTTATCTGGATTTACTACCCTAGAGGAAGTAATCCGCGTGAGTCAGGAAAGTTAA
- a CDS encoding type II secretion system F family protein has translation MGAFHYKAANSAGEIIEGEHRADHEAGVVEWLHSQNYIPIRIEEAKLGARGRSRQPLSKSLFRDKKRVRQNEVAILTGELAALLRAGLPLDRAFSILMEIADEGPVSQLLSRIQEQVRGGSSLAEAMESQGETFSPLYISMIRAGEAGGAVDVILGRLAEFMERSKALKDLVTSALIYPTILVGVAGLSVIILLAFVVPQFEQLFESAGKALPVATQIVIAAGELLQNYWWALLLGFLGIVSLARHQLQIPERRYWWDGWLLQLPLAGDLIAKLETARFSRTLSTLLLNGVPLLSALEIVKDTLSNMVMAESLAEVADDLRHGHGMSGPLLETGLFPKMAVQMIKVGEETGQLEEMLAQVATTYDVEVESAIKRLLALLEPVLILSLGVVIAGIIMSILVAILSVNELAF, from the coding sequence ATGGGGGCTTTTCATTACAAGGCGGCTAATTCAGCTGGAGAGATTATAGAGGGAGAGCATAGAGCAGATCACGAAGCTGGAGTGGTTGAGTGGCTGCATTCTCAGAACTATATTCCAATTCGGATTGAAGAGGCTAAACTTGGAGCGAGAGGCCGATCAAGGCAGCCTCTTAGCAAAAGTTTATTTAGAGATAAAAAAAGAGTTCGCCAGAACGAAGTGGCAATATTGACCGGAGAATTGGCTGCTTTACTGCGAGCAGGGTTACCTTTAGATAGAGCTTTTAGCATTTTAATGGAGATTGCAGACGAAGGACCTGTGAGCCAGCTTTTATCCCGTATCCAAGAGCAAGTGCGAGGAGGATCTTCGTTAGCAGAGGCAATGGAGTCCCAAGGAGAAACCTTTTCTCCACTTTATATCAGCATGATTAGAGCAGGTGAAGCGGGGGGTGCTGTAGATGTCATTCTCGGTCGACTGGCTGAGTTTATGGAACGATCCAAGGCTTTAAAAGATTTAGTTACCTCTGCCTTAATCTATCCTACTATTTTAGTAGGCGTTGCTGGGCTTTCAGTGATTATTCTATTAGCGTTTGTCGTTCCTCAATTTGAGCAACTATTTGAAAGTGCAGGTAAGGCGTTACCCGTAGCAACGCAAATCGTAATTGCTGCTGGTGAGCTTCTGCAAAATTATTGGTGGGCGTTATTACTAGGTTTTTTAGGAATTGTATCACTGGCACGCCATCAGCTACAGATTCCAGAGCGTCGGTACTGGTGGGATGGTTGGCTCTTACAACTCCCCCTAGCAGGGGATTTAATCGCTAAATTAGAGACGGCAAGATTTTCTCGAACTCTAAGTACTTTATTGCTTAATGGAGTGCCTTTGCTTTCGGCGTTGGAGATTGTAAAAGATACCTTGAGCAATATGGTCATGGCGGAATCTCTTGCTGAGGTTGCTGATGATTTACGCCATGGTCATGGAATGTCTGGCCCTTTGCTAGAAACTGGGCTATTTCCAAAAATGGCGGTACAAATGATTAAAGTGGGTGAGGAGACAGGCCAATTGGAGGAGATGTTAGCTCAGGTGGCTACGACTTATGATGTAGAAGTAGAGTCCGCTATTAAGCGTTTATTGGCTTTGTTAGAGCCTGTACTGATACTTAGCTTAGGCGTAGTGATTGCTGGGATTATTATGTCTATATTGGTCGCTATTTTAAGTGTTAATGAATTAGCATTTTAG